The Tolypothrix sp. NIES-4075 DNA window GCCTGACGTACACGCGCCAAGGAACGTAGTGATACTCCGGTTACGCGAGCGATCGCAGAATCAGGATAAGCGTTCGAGTAAGAGTTTATCGATTAAATTTCAGAGACTTCAATTGATAAAGCTCCCTGGCGATGCCTGCGGCGGCAAGCTACGCAATATTGAAAGTGGTTTATCAAGCCCAAGCGCGTAAATCAGCGGAATCACCGCTCATTTGACACCGAAACCGCTACTTTTGATCTCGTTGACAAAAGTTTGTGGGGAATTGACTTTTTTGGTTGATTACTTTGTCCTGATGTCACATACTCGATTGCGAGATTGATGGTATTTTATTTTTGCACAAACTCCTTTATCCCAATCGCGATACAAGCTATGACACTCAATTTATATTTACTGCGACATGGAGAAACTACTTTTAGTCAAAGTGGTAATTTTTGCGGTGAAACTGATGCGGAGTTGACATCTTATGGGATGCAGATGGCATCCGGTTTTGCCGATGTTTATCAAAAATTGAAGTGGGAGGCTGTTTATGTTAGCCCGATGAAGCGCACAATTGCAACTGCCAAGCCATTTTGTGATGCTATCGGTATGGATATGCAGTTGCGTTCAGGACTTAGAGAAGGTAGTTACGGCGAATGGGAAACGAAGAGTAAATCGTTTGCCCAAGAGAATTACGCAGAAAACTATGTAAAATGGTTGACAGAACCCGCTTGGAATGCACCACTAGGTGGAGAAACTGCGGTAGATATTGCTAACCGTTCTATGCCTGTAATTGCTGAAATTCAAGAAAAACATCTAGCCGGTAATGTTTTAGTAGTTTCCCATAAAGCCACGATTCGGATTATGCTTTGCAGTTTACTGGGAATTGATTTGGGACGCTATCGCTATCGGGTGAATATTTTGGTCGCGTCGGTAAGTATGGTTAAATTTGACGTTAATGGTCCTTTGTTAGAAATATTAGGCGATCGCCATCATATACCCGATCGTATTCGCTC harbors:
- a CDS encoding histidine phosphatase family protein; this encodes MTLNLYLLRHGETTFSQSGNFCGETDAELTSYGMQMASGFADVYQKLKWEAVYVSPMKRTIATAKPFCDAIGMDMQLRSGLREGSYGEWETKSKSFAQENYAENYVKWLTEPAWNAPLGGETAVDIANRSMPVIAEIQEKHLAGNVLVVSHKATIRIMLCSLLGIDLGRYRYRVNILVASVSMVKFDVNGPLLEILGDRHHIPDRIRSRPGT